In one Neobacillus sp. CF12 genomic region, the following are encoded:
- the yqiS gene encoding phosphate butyryltransferase, with product MLLESLIDKATQLEGNTVAVAVAEDEEVLEAVIEALNRNLADFILFGDKEKINTILNLNHLDSKKWSKKLSVVHADSNALAAELAVRAVSNKEATVLMKGNIPTSVLLKAVLNKEFGLRTGNVLSHAAVFEVPDFDRFIIVTDAGMNISPDLEQKAQIVKNAATLARAIGIEYPKVAPIAAVEVVNPVMQATVDAAALSMMNKRGQITGCIVDGPLALDNAVSALAAEHKGIHSEVAGRADILLVPTIEVGNVLYKSLIYFAKAKVGAVIAGAKAPIVLTSRADSAESKLYSLALAICSVTK from the coding sequence TTGTTGCTTGAATCACTGATTGACAAAGCAACCCAACTTGAGGGTAACACGGTAGCAGTTGCTGTGGCAGAAGATGAAGAAGTACTTGAGGCAGTAATCGAAGCGTTAAACCGTAACCTCGCGGATTTTATATTATTTGGTGATAAAGAAAAAATTAATACCATATTGAATCTTAATCATCTGGATTCAAAAAAATGGAGCAAAAAACTAAGTGTTGTTCATGCTGATTCGAATGCTTTAGCTGCAGAACTAGCTGTAAGGGCTGTATCCAATAAGGAAGCCACTGTCCTCATGAAAGGGAATATCCCTACAAGTGTCCTTTTAAAGGCAGTCTTGAATAAGGAATTTGGACTAAGAACGGGAAATGTGTTATCACACGCAGCTGTTTTTGAAGTTCCAGATTTTGACCGGTTTATTATTGTTACGGATGCGGGGATGAATATTTCACCTGATTTAGAGCAAAAGGCACAAATTGTTAAGAATGCTGCAACACTGGCTAGGGCAATTGGAATAGAATATCCTAAAGTTGCACCAATTGCAGCCGTAGAAGTAGTAAATCCAGTTATGCAAGCAACTGTTGATGCTGCTGCATTAAGCATGATGAATAAACGCGGCCAAATTACAGGTTGTATTGTAGATGGTCCGTTAGCATTAGATAATGCCGTTTCTGCTTTGGCTGCTGAACACAAAGGGATTCATAGTGAAGTAGCGGGAAGAGCTGATATTCTATTAGTTCCCACCATTGAAGTTGGAAACGTCTTATATAAGTCATTAATTTATTTTGCAAAAGCAAAAGTCGGAGCTGTTATTGCAGGTGCAAAGGCTCCAATCGTATTAACCTCTAGGGCGGATTCGGCAGAAAGTAAGTTATATTCACTTGCACTGGCCATCTGCTCTGTAACTAAATAG
- the bcd gene encoding branched-chain amino acid dehydrogenase: MEIFKYLEQYDYEQVVFCQDKQSGLKAIIAIHDTTLGPALGGTRMWTYESEAAAIEDALRLAKGMTYKNAAAGLNLGGGKTVIIGDPRKDKSEELFRAFGRYIQGLNGRYITAEDVGTTVADMDLIHEETDYVTGISPAFGSSGNPSPVTAYGVYVGMKAAAKEAFGSDSLEGKVVAIQGVGNVAYTLCQYLHKEGAQLIVTDINKEAVQRAVEDFGARAVDPNEIYSVECDIYAPCALGATINDDTIPQLKAKVIAGSANNQLKDTRHGDIIHEMGIVYAPDYVINAGGVINVADELYGYNHERAMKKVDQIYASIEKVIAISKRDGIPTYVAADRMAEERIEKMRNSRSQFLQNGHHILSRR, from the coding sequence ATGGAAATTTTTAAGTACTTAGAACAATATGATTATGAGCAGGTTGTATTTTGCCAGGATAAACAATCTGGATTAAAGGCAATTATTGCGATACATGATACCACATTGGGCCCAGCATTGGGAGGAACACGTATGTGGACATACGAATCAGAAGCAGCAGCAATTGAAGATGCGCTAAGATTAGCAAAAGGAATGACCTACAAAAATGCAGCAGCAGGATTAAACCTAGGCGGAGGAAAAACAGTAATTATTGGTGACCCTCGTAAAGATAAGAGTGAAGAATTGTTCCGTGCATTTGGACGTTATATTCAAGGGCTAAATGGTAGATATATTACCGCGGAGGATGTTGGTACAACAGTTGCGGATATGGATTTAATCCATGAAGAAACAGACTATGTAACTGGTATTTCCCCTGCATTCGGTTCATCTGGTAATCCTTCACCTGTAACAGCATATGGTGTGTACGTGGGAATGAAAGCTGCTGCAAAAGAGGCATTCGGTTCTGATTCCCTTGAAGGTAAAGTCGTTGCGATTCAAGGCGTTGGGAATGTCGCTTATACACTTTGTCAATACTTGCATAAAGAGGGTGCACAATTAATTGTTACGGACATTAACAAGGAAGCTGTTCAGCGGGCAGTAGAGGATTTTGGGGCACGTGCGGTAGATCCAAATGAGATTTATAGTGTTGAATGTGATATTTATGCTCCTTGTGCCCTTGGTGCCACAATTAATGATGATACAATTCCACAACTTAAGGCAAAGGTCATCGCGGGTTCTGCAAATAACCAATTAAAAGATACACGTCACGGTGACATTATCCATGAAATGGGTATCGTTTATGCACCTGATTATGTAATAAATGCTGGCGGTGTAATTAACGTGGCAGATGAACTTTATGGATACAACCATGAAAGGGCAATGAAAAAGGTTGATCAAATATATGCAAGCATCGAAAAGGTAATTGCTATTTCCAAGCGTGATGGCATTCCTACCTATGTGGCAGCAGACAGAATGGCTGAAGAAAGAATTGAGAAAATGCGTAATTCCCGCAGTCAATTCCTACAAAATGGTCATCATATCTTAAGTCGTCGCTAG